ATCATCCGCACGAAGAGCCGGTCGAAGTCCGCACCACGGGTCGCGGCGAGCTGCCGCATCGCCTCGGGCGTCTGCATGCCCCGCATGGTGCCGTGGTCGTGCCCCTGGACCTCCGCCGGGAGCCCGCGGGTCTGGAGCCAGCCCCGCATCATGCCCATCTCCGGCCCCTGGCTGGCGCGAATGCGGTCGGCGAGCGCGCGGATGTCGGGGTCGGCGGCCCGGTCGGGGGCGAGTTCCGCCATCGCCAGAGCCTGCGCGTGGTGCGGGATCATCATCCGCACGAACCAGACGTCCAACGAGTTGTGCGGCGCCGGGCCGGCGTCGCGGACCTCGTGGGCCGCGCGGGTGGTCGCCGCCTCACCCGGGCGACCGGGCGCGATGACGGTCAGGTCGGTGGGCACGGGGCTGGCCGAGGGCGACGCGGGGGGCGCCGAGGTGGCGGGCGCGGAGGCCGGCCGCGCGGCCCCCGTTGCGGTGTCGTCCCCGGAGCGGATCACGATGAAGGCCACCAGCGGCAGCACAAGCGCCAGTGTGACGATCGCCAGGGTTCGGGCACGCCGGTTGGTCATGGGCAACTCCCTGGGGTCGAGGTCATCGCGATGTTATCCATTGAAGAAGACACTTTCATGTGACACGGGTCACATCGACGTTCTTCTCCGGACGGTAAGGTGTCGACCATCGTCTTCCCCTTGCGAAGGGCCTCGCCGATGATCAGACTCCACAAGCCACGGTTACGACAACTCCGCATCGTGGCGCTCGCCGCGACCGGCTTCCTCGTCGCCGGCGTCCTCGTCGCCCCGGCGAGCAACGCCCAGGTGGTGCCCCAGGCGGCGCCAGCTGCCGCTCCCACCAACACGATCCCCGGCGTCGACGAGATCGTGAGCAGCCCCAACCTGCGTCAGATCGCCAACGTGCCGAAGGTCGCCCCACTGGACGCGACCAACAGCGACATCGCCTTCCAGGGCAAGTACGCCTTCGCGGGCAACTACAACGGCTTCGTCATCTACGACATCTCGCGGCCGAGCGCGCCAACGGTCGTGTCCCGGGTGCTCTGCCCGGGGTCGCAGAACGACATCTCCGTCCACGGTGACCTGCTCTTCCTCTCCACCGACTCGTCCCGCAGCGACGACTCCTGCAACAGCACCACGCAGGGGGCGGACGTGAAGGAGTCCTGGGAGGGCATCAAGGTCTTCGACATCAAGGACAAGGCAAACCCGCGGTACATCAAGTCCGTCGAGACGGCCTGCGGCTCACACACCCACACCCTGGTGCCGGGCAAGAGCGGCAAGACGGTCTACCTGTACGTCTCGTCGTACAGCCCGCGGGCCGAGTTCCCGGACTGCCAGCCGCCGCACGACTCGATCTCCATCATCAAGGTGCCGGTGAAGAAGCCGACCGACGCCGCGGTGATCGCAGCCCCGAACCTCTTCCCGGACGGCGGTTTCCCGGGCAGTGAGACCGGCTCGGCGACCACCGGCTGCCACGACATCACCGTCTACCCGGCCAAGGACCTGGCCGCCGGCGCGTGCATGGGTGACGGCATCCTGCTCGACATCAAGAACCGCGAGAAGCCGCGGGTCATCAACCGGGTCCGCGACACGGTCAACTTCGCGTTCTGGCACTCGGCCACCTTCAACAACGCCGGCACCAAGGTGATCTTCACCGACGAGCTGGGTGGCGGCGGCGCCGCGACCTGCAACGAGGCCGTCGGACCGACCCGGGGCGCGGATGCCATCTATGACATCAGTGGTCGCGGTGACGCTCGGAAGATGAACTTCCGCAGCTACTACAAGATCCCCCGCAACAACTCCGACACCGAGAACTGCGTGGCGCACAACGGCTCGCTGATCCCGGTGCTCGGTAAGGACATCATGGTCCAGGCGTGGTACCAGGGTGGCATCTCGGTCTGGGACTTCACCGACTCGGCCAAGCCGAAGGAGATCGCCTTCTGGGAGCGCGGTCCGCTGTCGGCCGACAGGCCCGTCGGTGGTGGCACCTGGTCCGCGTACTACTACAACGGCCACATCTACTCCAACGACATGGTGAAGGGCCTGGACGTCCTGGAGCTGAACGACTGGCGTACCTGGACTGCCAACCTGACCCGCTACAAGGAGCTCAACGTGCAGACCCAGCCCAGCTACCTGGGCTGGTAGGCACCGAAGCACGAAACCGGGCCCGGCCCCCGACCCCTGGGGGCCGGGCCCGGCCGTGTTCGGGCAGGTACGCCCGGTCTGTCTGGTTCCCCGCACGGGGCCGTCAACCGCGCTCCCCCGGGTGCTCGGCCCGGCGATGGTGGGGCTGGTCACGACGGCGGTGCCAGCGCGGGCGGCAGACCGACCGTCATGCGAACGTCGTCAGACGTGAAGCTTGCCGCCGTCGCCGATGCGCCGCCCGCACCGCCCGAGCCGACCAGGCGCTGGCGACCCCACCCGCTGGACCTGGTCGCGGTCGTCCTGGCCGTGGTCGGCGCGGCCTGCGCACTGAGCGGGCTGCTGCCCCGCGCGGAGACCACCGCGACAGTGCACCGGATCCTGCCGCTGCTGCTCTTCCTCGGCACCGTGATCGTGCTCGCCGAACTGACCGCCGTCGCTGGCGTCTTCGACGTGCTGGCCAGCCGGCTGGCCATCGCCGCCCGGGGCAGGTGGGCTGCCCTGTTCCTGCTCTGCGGCGGGCTGGCCACGGTGACCACCCTCGTGCTCAACCTCGACACCACCGCAGTGCTGCTCACCCCGGTGCTGCTCGCGCTGGCCCGCAACCTGCGCGTCCCCGCCGCCCCGCTCGCGGTCACCACCGTCTGGCTGGCGAACACCGCCAGCCTGCTGCTGCCGGTATCGAACCTGACCAACCTGCTGGCCGCCGACCGGGTCGGACTGTCACCCCTGGCGTACGCCGAGCGGATGGCGCTGCCGCAGTTCGCCGCGGTGGCGGTCACCATGGCGCTGCTCTGGTACGCCTGGTGGCGGCGCGAGCAGCCGGTCGGGGGACGGTTCGTTGCGCCGGCCCGGCACGTACCGGCCGATCCGGTGCTGC
This portion of the Micromonospora zamorensis genome encodes:
- a CDS encoding DUF305 domain-containing protein; this translates as MTNRRARTLAIVTLALVLPLVAFIVIRSGDDTATGAARPASAPATSAPPASPSASPVPTDLTVIAPGRPGEAATTRAAHEVRDAGPAPHNSLDVWFVRMMIPHHAQALAMAELAPDRAADPDIRALADRIRASQGPEMGMMRGWLQTRGLPAEVQGHDHGTMRGMQTPEAMRQLAATRGADFDRLFVRMMTEHHEGAIEMATNLLTVGSDLTLNEFANSVATEQTVEIDRMREVLGG
- a CDS encoding LVIVD repeat-containing protein, translated to MIRLHKPRLRQLRIVALAATGFLVAGVLVAPASNAQVVPQAAPAAAPTNTIPGVDEIVSSPNLRQIANVPKVAPLDATNSDIAFQGKYAFAGNYNGFVIYDISRPSAPTVVSRVLCPGSQNDISVHGDLLFLSTDSSRSDDSCNSTTQGADVKESWEGIKVFDIKDKANPRYIKSVETACGSHTHTLVPGKSGKTVYLYVSSYSPRAEFPDCQPPHDSISIIKVPVKKPTDAAVIAAPNLFPDGGFPGSETGSATTGCHDITVYPAKDLAAGACMGDGILLDIKNREKPRVINRVRDTVNFAFWHSATFNNAGTKVIFTDELGGGGAATCNEAVGPTRGADAIYDISGRGDARKMNFRSYYKIPRNNSDTENCVAHNGSLIPVLGKDIMVQAWYQGGISVWDFTDSAKPKEIAFWERGPLSADRPVGGGTWSAYYYNGHIYSNDMVKGLDVLELNDWRTWTANLTRYKELNVQTQPSYLGW
- a CDS encoding SLC13 family permease, with translation MRTSSDVKLAAVADAPPAPPEPTRRWRPHPLDLVAVVLAVVGAACALSGLLPRAETTATVHRILPLLLFLGTVIVLAELTAVAGVFDVLASRLAIAARGRWAALFLLCGGLATVTTLVLNLDTTAVLLTPVLLALARNLRVPAAPLAVTTVWLANTASLLLPVSNLTNLLAADRVGLSPLAYAERMALPQFAAVAVTMALLWYAWWRREQPVGGRFVAPARHVPADPVLHRTALAGCLLFVAGIVAGVEIGLASTVALALVLLGFVVRSPATLRPGLVPVRLLLFVTGLFLVVQTLGRHGLDDLVGNLLGTDGGTLGALRAGGTGALLSNAVNNLPAYLAGESVLPAGDHTRLLALLIGTNIGPLAAPWASLATLLWFERCRAVGVRVPVTRFVVTSTVLAVTGTLAAVGALLLVS